In one Thermanaerovibrio velox DSM 12556 genomic region, the following are encoded:
- a CDS encoding macro domain-containing protein, with protein sequence MDREARSKGPIQVGSAVVTSPGMLPLRGIVHAAVMGQDLVTREDLIASATEASLKACLENSFRRVAFPALGTGVGGFPLRACGAVMAGVVRRFVLDNPGALELVAFYLWGDGAFREFCEGALPELRGLDHRARG encoded by the coding sequence GTGGACCGGGAGGCCCGCTCGAAAGGCCCTATCCAGGTGGGTTCCGCGGTGGTCACGTCCCCCGGGATGCTGCCGCTGAGGGGCATAGTTCACGCCGCGGTGATGGGACAGGACCTGGTGACCCGAGAGGACCTCATAGCCTCGGCCACCGAGGCGTCCCTCAAGGCGTGCCTCGAGAACTCCTTCCGCCGCGTGGCCTTCCCGGCCCTTGGCACCGGCGTGGGGGGGTTCCCACTGAGGGCCTGCGGGGCCGTCATGGCAGGGGTTGTCAGGCGGTTCGTCCTTGATAACCCCGGGGCCCTGGAACTGGTGGCCTTTTACCTTTGGGGGGATGGGGCTTTTAGGGAGTTCTGCGAAGGGGCCCTGCCGGAGCTCCGGGGCTTGGACCACCGGGCCCGCGGCTAG